In a single window of the Arthrobacter sp. StoSoilA2 genome:
- a CDS encoding alpha/beta hydrolase → MIITRAEHRTEVIPFRARDNTPLSLVHVTSPVEVTKGPVMLVHGSGVRAELFRPPVRTTIVDVLLEDGWDVWMLNWRASIDLDPLSWTLADAAVYDHPAAVEHVLNATGAETMKAVIHCQGSTSFTMSAVAGLLPQVDTIVSNAVSLHPVVPAFSRLKIDYLTPVVKVFTPYLSPAWGYKSQGYFTRAIRGLVKATHRECDNIVCKMVSFTYGSGRPALWAHENLDDATHQWLSGEFAEVPVTFFEEMGRSIKAGHMVAAGDHPELPDNFVAEAPQTDARFAFIAGLDNLCFLPESQQRTFEFFQQHRPGKDSLHLIPGYGHLDVFFGDHAWQDTFPVIVQELNGTKEPNS, encoded by the coding sequence ATGATCATCACCCGTGCCGAGCACCGGACCGAGGTCATCCCTTTCCGGGCCCGGGACAACACCCCGTTGAGCCTGGTCCATGTGACATCGCCCGTGGAGGTGACCAAAGGACCGGTCATGCTGGTCCATGGTTCCGGCGTCCGGGCAGAGCTGTTCAGGCCTCCGGTCCGGACCACCATAGTGGACGTCCTGCTGGAGGACGGATGGGACGTGTGGATGCTGAACTGGCGGGCATCCATCGATCTCGATCCCCTGTCCTGGACGCTCGCCGACGCCGCCGTGTACGACCACCCGGCCGCAGTCGAGCACGTGTTGAACGCCACCGGCGCGGAAACGATGAAGGCCGTCATCCACTGCCAGGGATCGACGTCGTTCACCATGTCCGCGGTGGCCGGTCTCCTGCCCCAGGTGGACACGATCGTCTCCAACGCGGTGTCCCTTCATCCCGTGGTGCCGGCGTTCTCGCGGTTGAAGATCGACTACCTGACGCCGGTGGTCAAGGTCTTTACTCCCTACTTATCCCCCGCGTGGGGCTATAAATCGCAGGGCTACTTCACGCGGGCCATCCGGGGCTTGGTCAAAGCCACGCACCGCGAGTGCGACAACATCGTCTGCAAGATGGTCAGCTTCACCTACGGCAGCGGCCGTCCGGCCCTTTGGGCGCACGAAAACCTCGACGACGCCACCCACCAATGGCTCAGCGGTGAGTTCGCCGAGGTCCCGGTGACGTTTTTCGAGGAGATGGGCCGCAGCATCAAAGCCGGCCACATGGTGGCTGCCGGAGACCATCCGGAACTGCCGGATAACTTCGTGGCCGAGGCTCCCCAAACCGATGCACGGTTCGCATTCATCGCCGGGCTGGACAACCTCTGTTTCCTTCCCGAAAGCCAGCAACGCACCTTCGAATTCTTCCAACAACACCGGCCCGGAAAGGACTCCCTCCACCTCATCCCCGGCTATGGCCATCTGGACGTCTTCTTCGGCGATCATGCATGGCAGGACACCTTTCCGGTCATCGTCCAGGAGCTCAACGGAACCAAGGAACCGAACTCATGA
- a CDS encoding metalloregulator ArsR/SmtB family transcription factor, whose amino-acid sequence MSSQPSSPFPDPSEAPSLFHLVTPHPELLESAAGTLRMLAEPTRLHLLWQLAQGPKSVTELVDEALVPRTVVSQHLAKLRLSGLVDTRKDGRHVIYSLHDGHLLRLIQETINHADHRITGEPTHD is encoded by the coding sequence TTGAGCAGCCAGCCGAGCAGCCCGTTCCCTGACCCTTCGGAGGCGCCCTCGCTGTTCCACCTGGTCACCCCCCACCCGGAACTGCTCGAGAGCGCTGCCGGTACCTTGCGGATGCTGGCCGAACCAACCCGCCTGCACCTGCTCTGGCAACTCGCCCAAGGCCCGAAGTCCGTTACAGAACTCGTCGACGAAGCACTTGTTCCCCGGACGGTGGTCAGCCAGCATCTGGCCAAGCTCCGTCTCAGCGGACTGGTCGATACCCGCAAAGACGGGCGGCACGTGATCTACTCCCTGCACGACGGCCACCTGCTGCGCCTGATCCAAGAGACCATCAATCACGCCGATCACCGGATAACCGGCGAACCCACCCACGACTAA
- a CDS encoding DUF1772 domain-containing protein — MNWLLLINALYFLFGATMYVGTMWVLKFFLYPTWRSLARENVDMHFGIPTRAATKFFTIVVPIMFISGGILVWSEWGTIRVIPAIICLVGIIVLTWVGQGIIIPINKRIRGGDFADDAELRSLLKRWMMLNDIRFYVSTLTWAAMVWLLVDRGRLLESFA, encoded by the coding sequence ATGAACTGGCTACTCCTCATAAACGCGCTCTACTTCCTGTTCGGCGCAACCATGTACGTGGGCACCATGTGGGTCCTCAAATTCTTCCTGTACCCCACATGGCGCTCACTCGCCCGCGAAAACGTAGACATGCACTTCGGTATCCCCACCCGCGCAGCCACCAAGTTCTTCACCATCGTTGTGCCCATCATGTTCATTTCCGGCGGCATCCTGGTGTGGTCCGAGTGGGGCACCATCCGCGTCATACCAGCCATCATTTGCCTGGTGGGCATCATCGTCCTGACCTGGGTGGGCCAAGGCATCATCATCCCCATCAACAAGCGCATCCGCGGCGGCGACTTCGCAGACGACGCCGAACTCCGCTCCCTGCTGAAACGCTGGATGATGCTCAACGACATCCGCTTCTACGTCTCAACACTGACATGGGCCGCGATGGTGTGGCTGCTCGTTGACCGCGGTCGCCTGCTGGAGTCCTTCGCATGA
- a CDS encoding MFS transporter — MLSVLRNPTYQRLFSAQIVALVGTGLLTVALGLLAFDLAGSNAGAVMGTALTIKMLAYVGLAPVINALVDRLPKKPVLVSADLVRAAMALCLPFITEAWQIYVVIFLLQSASATFTPVFQSLIPTVLKDARDYTRALSLSRLAYDMEALVSPAAAAMLLSITGYNNLFLGTVAGFLVSAGLVAMTAIPPSPAGSTTQGSLWHRTTLGARIFWRNRRLRSLLALNVVVAAPTALVLVSSVVYVREILHRPEADLAFALACFGVGSMIVAISAPRMLERFGDRTVMLTGATLIPTAMIGATTVTLTAEPEAGWWLLLGLWFLLGAGNSTILTPASRLLREASTEQTRPYLFTAQFSLSHACYILSYPLAGWLGAAAGLGWAAGALTILAILGSAGAFLSWPRHDAGGAGAPDLKERYVEQPAEQPVP, encoded by the coding sequence ATGTTGTCGGTTTTGCGGAACCCAACGTACCAGCGGCTGTTTTCTGCGCAGATCGTGGCTTTGGTGGGAACTGGCTTGTTGACTGTGGCTCTTGGGCTGCTGGCGTTTGACCTGGCTGGCAGCAATGCGGGTGCCGTGATGGGAACGGCGCTAACCATAAAGATGCTGGCTTATGTTGGTCTCGCCCCAGTGATCAACGCCTTGGTGGATCGCCTTCCGAAGAAGCCGGTGCTGGTCAGCGCGGACCTGGTCAGGGCTGCCATGGCTCTGTGCCTGCCGTTCATTACCGAAGCCTGGCAAATCTACGTCGTGATTTTCCTGTTGCAATCGGCATCCGCCACATTCACGCCGGTGTTCCAATCCCTGATTCCCACTGTGCTCAAGGATGCAAGAGACTACACGCGGGCCTTGTCTTTGTCGCGGCTTGCGTACGACATGGAAGCCCTCGTCAGCCCCGCAGCGGCGGCCATGCTGTTGAGTATCACCGGCTACAACAACCTGTTCCTGGGCACAGTCGCCGGGTTCCTGGTTTCCGCTGGCCTGGTGGCCATGACTGCCATTCCCCCCTCTCCGGCTGGCTCCACCACCCAGGGATCTCTCTGGCACCGCACCACCTTGGGTGCCAGGATATTTTGGCGGAACCGGAGACTCAGATCCCTACTCGCCCTGAACGTAGTGGTGGCAGCACCCACAGCGCTAGTACTGGTCAGCTCCGTTGTCTATGTGCGTGAAATCCTTCACCGGCCTGAGGCAGATTTGGCATTTGCCCTCGCCTGCTTCGGAGTGGGCTCAATGATTGTTGCTATCTCGGCACCCAGGATGCTGGAACGGTTCGGGGACCGGACGGTCATGCTCACGGGTGCCACGCTGATTCCGACGGCGATGATTGGGGCCACGACCGTCACCCTTACGGCGGAGCCTGAAGCGGGATGGTGGCTGTTGCTGGGATTGTGGTTCCTGCTGGGCGCAGGCAATTCGACCATCCTCACCCCGGCCTCGCGCCTGCTGCGCGAAGCATCCACGGAGCAGACCCGGCCCTACCTATTCACTGCCCAGTTCTCGCTCTCGCATGCTTGCTACATCCTCAGCTATCCCTTGGCTGGCTGGCTTGGTGCTGCCGCCGGTTTGGGTTGGGCTGCGGGGGCGCTGACAATTCTTGCGATACTAGGCAGTGCAGGAGCTTTCCTGTCCTGGCCACGGCATGACGCCGGGGGAGCAGGTGCACCCGATCTGAAGGAGCGCTACGTTGAGCAGCCAGCCGAGCAGCCCGTTCCCTGA
- a CDS encoding helix-turn-helix transcriptional regulator: MDNNKEVRDFLMTRRARITPAQAGLAAYSGTRRVAGLKREEVAMLTGVSTEYYARLERGNLRGVSDSVLDSLASALQLDEAERSHLLDLAKAAAPPRNSGNRTPRAEIRPSIERILSGMTSTPAYVRNARMDIVAANSLCFALYTGILAPATLPLNLARFMFLDSRSKEFFVEWETVADDFAAALRVESGRRPRDRYLNGLIGDLAAGSTEFSTRWARHNVRFHRSAHKRMRNPLVGEVELTGDALELPGDGLTLIAYTAEPASQAEEQLAFLASWSSTANPVTAADGRTQTAPPASAG, encoded by the coding sequence ATGGACAACAACAAAGAAGTCCGCGACTTCCTCATGACACGGCGGGCCCGCATCACACCGGCCCAAGCGGGCTTGGCCGCCTACAGTGGGACGCGCCGGGTAGCGGGGCTAAAACGCGAGGAAGTAGCCATGCTGACGGGCGTCAGCACCGAATACTATGCCCGCCTGGAACGCGGAAACCTCAGGGGCGTCTCCGATTCCGTCCTTGACTCCCTGGCCAGTGCCCTTCAACTGGACGAGGCTGAACGCTCGCATTTACTGGACCTGGCCAAGGCGGCGGCGCCGCCCCGGAATTCCGGCAACCGCACACCACGAGCCGAGATCCGTCCCAGCATCGAACGGATACTCTCCGGAATGACCAGCACTCCGGCCTACGTCCGAAACGCCAGGATGGATATTGTCGCCGCCAACAGCCTCTGCTTCGCCCTCTATACCGGCATCCTTGCCCCGGCGACCCTGCCGCTGAATCTTGCCCGGTTCATGTTCCTGGATTCCCGCTCCAAGGAGTTCTTCGTCGAATGGGAGACTGTCGCGGATGATTTTGCGGCCGCCCTCCGCGTGGAGTCCGGTCGTCGTCCCCGCGACCGCTACTTGAATGGCCTGATTGGCGATCTCGCAGCCGGGAGCACTGAATTTTCCACGCGCTGGGCCCGGCATAATGTGCGTTTCCACAGGTCAGCCCACAAGAGGATGAGGAACCCGTTGGTTGGTGAAGTCGAACTGACGGGTGACGCCCTGGAGCTGCCCGGCGATGGACTGACACTGATCGCCTACACGGCTGAGCCTGCCAGCCAAGCTGAAGAACAACTGGCCTTCCTCGCCAGCTGGAGCAGCACCGCCAATCCGGTGACTGCCGCAGACGGCCGCACACAAACAGCACCGCCGGCATCGGCCGGTTAA
- a CDS encoding GMC oxidoreductase, with amino-acid sequence MGRLGTGNSGNAGADPAPDPARHSAQDIETHHIEKVDAVVVGSGFGGSVAALRLAEAGQSVVLMERGKPYPPGSFARSPAEMGRNFWDPDRGLYGLFDAWTFRGTEGLVSSGLGGGSLIYANVLLRKDEKWFVNESPIPGGGYENWPFTRADLDPYYKAAEDMLQPVRYPYHDTPKTLAMEKTAATLGLPISRPPIAVTFSTQPTKEPQTNRPLPLPEYGSIHGPNTVRTTCTLSGECDIGCNAGAKNTLDHNYISAAAHQGADIRTFHDVRGIRPLARGGYEVRYVVHDPERQGELLKERIIHCRRLILGAGTFGTNFLLLRNRSSLPALSDALGTRFSGNGDLLTFIMGAKTPGANGSPPGVRTLTGSRGPVITTAIRIPDSNDDDGDGRGYYVEDAGYPAFMNWLMETAQLSTTVKRTAKVARQLLKDRLFDAGRSNVSADLAAALGDGRLSSSSVPLLGMGRDIPDGVMTLRDGRLAIAWTMATSKDYFGRVRGTMSEIAKDLDGDFIDNPLWWAKRVITVHPIGGAPSGRHPGEAVCDSYGEVFGYPGLFVMDGAAMPGPVGANPSLTISAFAERACHHILEDGHVPKDTLNAGHRGISPADTAGSDDWTSDDLLGADDTANDVDASVPRELAPDATKGKGAREERPASAVEDGAAATTGTRSRGLGLPQPQDVQPAARDARTSVRFTEQMHGWFSPGITDPEKGRSLGRDRSRRIMFELTITAEDMDAFVEDPSHPAKAEGYVLADYFGGRMPVERGWFNLFVEDVSDDGRPARRMLYRLWLRDPGGTPFTFTGYKLIHNEAGLDIWQDTTTLYARILRGHVPPSEASDVQEPGEEDVFGAGILYIRPLDFAKQLTTFRAEGPAPAAGLASFMKLFAGELWQVYGRGLKRVPFPVRSPLRRPRR; translated from the coding sequence ATGGGTCGTCTGGGGACCGGGAACAGCGGGAATGCGGGTGCGGATCCCGCGCCCGATCCGGCACGCCACAGTGCACAGGACATCGAAACACACCACATCGAAAAAGTTGACGCCGTGGTGGTCGGTTCCGGGTTCGGTGGTTCGGTGGCTGCACTTCGCCTGGCCGAGGCCGGACAATCCGTGGTGCTCATGGAACGTGGCAAGCCCTATCCGCCCGGTAGTTTCGCGCGTTCGCCCGCGGAGATGGGCCGGAATTTCTGGGACCCGGACCGCGGTCTGTATGGGCTTTTTGATGCCTGGACATTCCGGGGCACGGAGGGCCTGGTGTCCAGCGGCCTGGGCGGCGGTTCGCTAATCTACGCCAACGTCCTCCTGCGCAAGGACGAGAAATGGTTCGTCAACGAGTCCCCCATCCCTGGCGGCGGTTACGAGAATTGGCCTTTCACGCGGGCGGACCTTGACCCGTACTACAAGGCCGCAGAAGACATGCTCCAACCGGTCCGTTATCCGTACCATGACACGCCCAAAACCCTGGCCATGGAGAAGACAGCCGCAACCCTCGGCCTACCCATCAGCAGGCCACCCATTGCCGTCACGTTTTCCACGCAGCCCACCAAGGAACCTCAAACCAACAGGCCACTCCCCCTCCCGGAGTACGGCAGCATCCACGGTCCAAACACCGTCCGGACCACGTGCACGCTCAGCGGTGAATGCGACATAGGCTGCAACGCCGGTGCCAAGAACACGCTGGACCACAACTACATCTCGGCAGCCGCTCATCAGGGGGCGGATATCCGCACATTCCACGATGTCCGCGGGATCAGGCCACTTGCAAGGGGAGGATACGAGGTCCGCTATGTGGTGCACGATCCTGAGCGCCAAGGCGAACTCCTCAAGGAACGAATCATTCACTGCCGCCGGCTCATCCTTGGCGCCGGCACGTTCGGCACCAACTTCCTGCTCCTGCGTAACCGAAGCTCACTGCCCGCCCTGAGCGACGCCCTGGGCACCCGTTTCAGCGGCAACGGCGATCTCCTGACGTTCATCATGGGCGCCAAAACTCCTGGCGCGAATGGTTCGCCACCGGGAGTGCGAACCCTCACCGGCAGCCGTGGGCCAGTCATCACCACAGCGATCCGGATTCCCGATTCCAACGACGACGACGGCGATGGCCGCGGCTACTACGTGGAGGACGCCGGGTATCCGGCCTTCATGAACTGGCTCATGGAGACCGCCCAGCTCAGCACCACGGTCAAGCGGACAGCCAAGGTTGCCCGTCAACTGCTGAAGGACAGATTGTTCGACGCCGGGCGGTCCAACGTTTCGGCCGACCTCGCCGCCGCACTGGGTGACGGTCGCCTATCCTCCAGTTCCGTGCCGCTGCTCGGGATGGGAAGGGATATCCCCGACGGCGTCATGACCCTTCGCGACGGAAGGCTAGCCATTGCATGGACGATGGCCACGTCCAAGGACTACTTCGGACGCGTCCGCGGAACGATGTCCGAGATCGCCAAGGACCTCGACGGGGACTTCATCGACAATCCCCTGTGGTGGGCCAAGCGCGTCATCACGGTCCACCCGATTGGAGGCGCGCCGTCCGGCCGCCATCCCGGCGAGGCGGTGTGTGACTCCTACGGTGAGGTGTTCGGTTATCCCGGCTTGTTCGTCATGGACGGGGCAGCCATGCCTGGCCCGGTGGGCGCCAACCCTTCGCTGACCATTTCCGCTTTCGCCGAACGCGCATGCCACCACATCCTGGAGGACGGCCACGTCCCTAAAGACACTCTCAATGCCGGACACAGGGGAATTTCCCCTGCCGATACTGCCGGAAGTGACGACTGGACCAGTGATGATCTGCTTGGCGCTGACGACACTGCGAACGACGTCGACGCCTCGGTTCCGCGCGAATTGGCGCCGGACGCGACCAAGGGCAAGGGTGCGCGGGAGGAGCGGCCTGCGAGCGCAGTTGAGGATGGCGCAGCTGCCACGACGGGAACCAGGAGCCGTGGTTTGGGGTTGCCGCAACCCCAAGACGTGCAACCGGCTGCAAGAGACGCGCGGACGTCTGTACGGTTCACGGAGCAGATGCACGGCTGGTTCAGCCCGGGAATCACTGACCCCGAGAAGGGGCGAAGCCTGGGCAGGGACCGGAGCCGCAGGATCATGTTCGAGCTGACGATTACCGCAGAGGACATGGACGCGTTTGTGGAGGATCCGAGCCACCCGGCGAAGGCGGAGGGGTATGTGCTCGCAGACTATTTCGGTGGCCGGATGCCTGTGGAGCGCGGCTGGTTCAACCTCTTTGTGGAGGACGTTTCCGACGACGGCAGGCCGGCCAGGCGCATGCTCTACCGGTTGTGGCTGCGGGACCCGGGCGGGACACCGTTCACGTTCACCGGGTACAAGTTGATCCATAACGAGGCAGGGCTGGATATTTGGCAGGACACCACAACGCTGTACGCGAGAATCCTGCGTGGCCACGTTCCGCCGTCGGAAGCCTCTGACGTCCAAGAGCCCGGCGAGGAGGACGTCTTCGGTGCCGGGATTCTGTACATCCGCCCGCTGGACTTCGCCAAGCAGCTGACCACCTTCCGTGCCGAGGGTCCGGCGCCGGCCGCGGGTTTGGCTTCCTTCATGAAATTGTTCGCCGGTGAGTTGTGGCAGGTCTACGGGCGGGGCCTCAAACGGGTTCCGTTCCCGGTCCGGAGCCCACTGCGACGGCCACGCAGATGA
- a CDS encoding acetoacetate decarboxylase family protein, with protein MKTLTELVTPLLKLMPSPVPRRQERLRGQHALADGIKYLMPVNSDDSPVLMAAFPINKKAAAAALPGTEMRPFSLGGKGLLVVTVVNYKSTDIGKYIEYSLAIAITHGSRPAPPILPLIFQKTFKLGQFVVDLPVSSEVSVKGGKGIWGMPKHQANLDFVVTDSTVSAQYDKDGQLGCYIEIERPEPLGLPLKLAASNYCVFRNMLWKSDIYFEATGDIALGAQAKARLILGDAPGVEPLKNLQVESKPVFTAWLPQAHGVLDDHYEAWFLTAPSESAAAALRGGDMLDSVVNLGQSQEWLAPPDRSRIAGTAPGSGAIPRATPGSIQ; from the coding sequence ATGAAAACACTCACCGAACTGGTTACTCCCCTGCTCAAGCTCATGCCGTCCCCGGTTCCCCGCCGCCAGGAACGGCTCCGTGGCCAGCACGCACTGGCCGATGGCATCAAGTACCTCATGCCGGTCAATTCCGACGACTCCCCCGTGCTCATGGCCGCTTTCCCCATCAACAAGAAAGCCGCGGCGGCAGCACTCCCGGGCACGGAGATGCGGCCCTTCAGCCTGGGCGGCAAAGGGCTGCTGGTGGTCACGGTTGTCAACTACAAGTCAACGGACATCGGCAAGTACATCGAATACTCACTGGCCATCGCCATCACGCACGGCAGCAGGCCGGCCCCACCCATCCTCCCGCTGATCTTCCAGAAAACCTTCAAGCTGGGCCAGTTCGTGGTGGACCTCCCCGTCAGTTCCGAGGTTTCCGTCAAGGGAGGCAAGGGGATCTGGGGCATGCCGAAGCATCAGGCCAACCTGGACTTCGTGGTCACTGATTCCACCGTGTCAGCACAATATGACAAGGACGGCCAACTGGGTTGCTACATCGAAATTGAACGTCCTGAACCCCTCGGGTTGCCGCTGAAACTGGCAGCCTCAAACTATTGCGTCTTCCGGAACATGCTCTGGAAATCGGACATCTACTTCGAAGCCACCGGGGACATCGCCCTGGGCGCCCAGGCCAAGGCGCGCCTCATCCTCGGTGACGCGCCCGGCGTCGAGCCTTTGAAGAACCTGCAGGTTGAGAGTAAGCCGGTCTTCACCGCCTGGCTGCCGCAGGCCCACGGTGTCCTGGACGACCACTACGAAGCCTGGTTCCTCACGGCACCCTCAGAATCCGCTGCCGCCGCCCTTCGGGGAGGCGACATGCTGGACAGCGTCGTGAACCTGGGCCAGAGCCAGGAATGGCTGGCACCGCCGGACCGGAGCAGGATCGCAGGAACGGCACCAGGCTCCGGCGCCATCCCCCGCGCTACTCCGGGAAGCATCCAATGA
- a CDS encoding MFS transporter produces MKHVLTSSMALLWGLQFAFLTPALALILVDLFDATPADVGWVLAVYNAGGFVASLLIPAYADRKNDYIRPMLFCGVLALALPALLALTTTLPVAVTALIALGGPSGVGMSLLFAHLKHSGASPNDVVNTRAIVSFAWVGGPPLAAYIVGVFGSRAILLALAAIALLNLTATGAAALHRKAARAASTLLHERAGDDGPIPAKLAVIGVVVGFIVLQATDSAAVTIMALFVNERMGQGLIWAGVALGASAALEIPALLFVGRLSRKYSGKALIASGCLAGLAYYAGMTFVADPATLIALQVLHAWFFGVVAGVGLTLFQQIIPRPGLASGLFTNTRRLGAIASGPIIAVGSVSSLGYQGVFAACAILTLAALAIIEMTARGRKQPQLPAESRAQLEEAELP; encoded by the coding sequence GTGAAACACGTTCTTACTTCTTCAATGGCCTTGTTGTGGGGCTTGCAATTTGCTTTCCTCACTCCGGCACTCGCGTTGATCCTGGTGGATCTGTTCGACGCTACGCCTGCGGATGTTGGCTGGGTTCTTGCTGTCTACAACGCTGGAGGGTTCGTTGCCTCGCTGCTCATACCGGCTTACGCGGACCGGAAAAACGACTACATACGGCCCATGCTGTTTTGTGGTGTTCTTGCACTGGCCCTTCCGGCCCTACTGGCTCTCACCACCACCCTTCCCGTTGCCGTGACCGCCCTGATTGCGTTGGGTGGCCCCTCGGGCGTTGGCATGTCGCTTCTCTTTGCACACCTGAAACACTCGGGGGCAAGCCCTAACGATGTCGTCAACACCCGGGCAATAGTGTCCTTCGCGTGGGTAGGGGGACCCCCGCTTGCCGCGTACATCGTCGGTGTCTTCGGCAGCCGGGCGATTCTGCTGGCGCTGGCGGCAATTGCGCTCCTCAATCTCACGGCAACCGGTGCCGCGGCCCTTCACCGTAAAGCAGCCCGGGCGGCGAGCACGCTACTTCATGAGAGGGCGGGAGATGATGGGCCTATCCCGGCGAAGTTGGCCGTGATAGGCGTGGTGGTGGGCTTCATCGTGCTCCAAGCCACCGATAGTGCGGCTGTGACCATCATGGCCCTGTTCGTGAATGAGCGCATGGGGCAAGGACTCATCTGGGCCGGGGTCGCTTTGGGAGCCTCAGCAGCCCTGGAGATCCCCGCGCTACTCTTCGTCGGGCGTTTGAGCCGAAAGTATTCAGGGAAAGCCCTCATCGCTTCAGGGTGTTTGGCCGGCCTGGCGTACTACGCAGGAATGACCTTTGTGGCCGACCCCGCCACGCTCATCGCTCTTCAGGTTCTCCACGCGTGGTTCTTCGGGGTGGTGGCCGGCGTGGGCCTGACACTGTTCCAACAAATCATCCCCCGACCGGGACTGGCATCGGGCTTGTTTACCAACACCCGTCGCCTTGGCGCAATCGCATCCGGTCCGATCATCGCCGTCGGGTCCGTGTCATCCCTTGGTTACCAGGGCGTCTTTGCCGCCTGTGCGATTCTCACCCTGGCGGCCTTGGCAATCATCGAGATGACAGCACGGGGCCGAAAGCAACCACAGCTCCCCGCAGAAAGTCGGGCCCAGCTTGAGGAAGCGGAGTTACCTTAA
- a CDS encoding dihydrofolate reductase family protein encodes MSRVTCDLTISLDGFVAGPNQRMSEPLGDGGELLHRWMFEEAEANAAQVEEILAAGAFIMGRNMFAGPGPDMWDEEWRGWWGEEPPYHAPVFVLTHHQHEPLEMQGGTTFHFVTDGIESALAQARKAAGSKDVAIAGGARTARQYLDAGLMDELRLHISPMILGGGERLLDGVGNLKLEPTEVAGTKLVTHVRYSVGR; translated from the coding sequence ATGAGCCGAGTGACGTGCGATCTGACCATCTCCCTGGACGGCTTCGTCGCCGGTCCCAACCAGCGAATGTCGGAGCCACTGGGCGACGGCGGAGAGCTGCTGCACCGATGGATGTTTGAAGAGGCCGAAGCCAACGCGGCCCAGGTTGAAGAAATCCTCGCTGCCGGTGCCTTCATCATGGGCCGGAACATGTTCGCGGGCCCCGGGCCGGACATGTGGGACGAGGAATGGCGGGGCTGGTGGGGTGAGGAACCGCCCTATCACGCGCCGGTTTTCGTCCTGACCCACCATCAGCATGAGCCGTTGGAGATGCAGGGCGGCACCACCTTCCATTTCGTGACCGACGGGATCGAATCCGCCCTTGCCCAGGCACGGAAGGCCGCAGGAAGCAAAGACGTAGCCATCGCCGGCGGGGCCCGGACAGCCCGCCAATACCTTGACGCAGGGCTGATGGACGAGTTGCGGCTCCACATTTCGCCCATGATCCTGGGTGGAGGCGAGCGGTTGTTGGACGGCGTGGGCAATCTCAAGCTTGAACCCACGGAAGTGGCCGGCACCAAACTCGTCACCCATGTGCGGTATAGCGTGGGCCGTTAA
- a CDS encoding LacI family DNA-binding transcriptional regulator codes for MAPDPQHRPATQSDVAREVGVSRTLVSFAFRGAPGVSHETKQAIFEAAKRLGYRPNAVAADLARKHRSAVGLYLLDIRNEIYADVLSGVRTALPQDNNRLILSVSRSVDGVDPGALESLIEARVGIIIAATLLDSDEHVQEMARIVPLVSVTRPVPGVDSVYSDDLAGARAATEHLLGLGHTRIAHLSGPVYDGHVVRRRSYEQTMHDAGLTPQTVAAEDFTPDAGERAAAQILNQHHRPTAIFTHNDQLALGVREAAYARGLSIPEDLSLVGYDNSRTAHLHGIDLTSVDLHAVELGRTAGTVALERLNNPDAPIADERLMPQLVVRNSTARVNHISG; via the coding sequence ATGGCTCCTGACCCTCAACACCGCCCCGCCACGCAAAGCGACGTCGCGCGCGAAGTGGGCGTGTCCCGCACCTTGGTGTCCTTCGCCTTTCGCGGCGCGCCAGGTGTCAGCCACGAGACGAAGCAGGCCATCTTCGAGGCCGCGAAGCGTCTCGGGTACCGGCCCAACGCGGTAGCAGCCGATCTGGCACGCAAGCACCGTTCCGCCGTCGGGCTTTATCTGCTGGATATCCGCAACGAGATTTACGCTGATGTCCTCAGCGGCGTTCGCACAGCGCTCCCCCAAGACAACAACCGGCTCATCCTGAGCGTTTCGCGGTCCGTGGACGGTGTGGATCCCGGCGCGCTGGAATCGCTTATTGAGGCCCGGGTCGGAATTATCATCGCCGCGACGCTGCTGGACTCGGACGAACACGTGCAGGAGATGGCCCGGATCGTCCCGTTGGTGAGTGTGACCCGGCCGGTGCCCGGCGTGGACAGTGTCTACTCGGATGACCTTGCGGGGGCTCGGGCGGCAACTGAACATCTACTTGGCCTCGGGCATACGCGCATCGCCCATCTCTCTGGCCCGGTCTACGACGGCCACGTCGTCCGCCGCCGGAGTTACGAGCAGACAATGCACGACGCCGGACTCACGCCGCAGACGGTTGCTGCAGAGGACTTCACGCCGGACGCAGGAGAGCGGGCCGCCGCACAAATACTGAACCAGCACCACCGGCCCACTGCAATCTTCACCCACAACGACCAGCTGGCCCTCGGCGTCCGTGAAGCGGCCTACGCACGGGGACTCTCGATTCCCGAAGATTTGTCCCTTGTGGGCTACGACAATTCCAGGACAGCACACCTGCACGGCATCGACCTCACATCCGTGGATTTGCATGCCGTTGAATTGGGCCGGACCGCCGGCACAGTAGCCCTGGAGCGGCTCAATAATCCGGATGCCCCTATCGCCGACGAACGCCTCATGCCGCAGTTGGTGGTGCGCAACTCCACGGCGCGGGTCAATCACATTTCGGGATAG